The proteins below come from a single Acidovorax sp. NCPPB 4044 genomic window:
- the thiE gene encoding thiamine phosphate synthase produces MLDASLRQMSDAIVQAHAAAFADFPAQPAPPWGGDHGAVYRAALQACSSLGFIAVDAHCLAGAWQARADRTGRFDATAWPDAPEDFGLQPRPHAHPFAACPGALGLYAVLPDAQWVGRMARAGVPTVQLRFKSDDAAAVAREVRAAVQAVQDTDALLFINDHWQAAMDAGAYGVHLGQEDLDALAPGALATLRGTGMRLGVSTHGYAEMVRADAAAPSYIAMGAVFPTTLKKMATVPQGLARLAGYARLLRGYPQVAIGGIGAEQFPAVRATGVGSIAVVRAIVNADDPEAAARRLMDSLNA; encoded by the coding sequence ATGCTTGACGCCTCCCTCCGGCAGATGTCGGACGCCATCGTTCAGGCCCACGCCGCGGCCTTTGCCGACTTTCCCGCGCAACCCGCGCCGCCCTGGGGAGGCGACCACGGTGCGGTCTACCGCGCCGCGCTGCAAGCCTGCAGCAGCCTCGGCTTCATCGCGGTGGACGCGCACTGCCTCGCCGGTGCCTGGCAGGCCCGCGCGGACCGCACCGGCCGGTTCGACGCAACCGCCTGGCCCGATGCGCCGGAGGATTTCGGACTGCAGCCACGCCCGCATGCGCACCCCTTTGCGGCATGCCCCGGCGCGCTCGGGCTCTACGCCGTGCTGCCCGATGCGCAGTGGGTGGGCCGCATGGCGCGCGCGGGCGTACCCACGGTGCAACTGCGCTTCAAGTCGGACGATGCGGCGGCCGTGGCGCGCGAGGTCCGCGCCGCAGTGCAGGCCGTGCAGGACACGGACGCGCTGCTGTTCATCAACGACCACTGGCAGGCCGCCATGGATGCCGGGGCCTACGGCGTCCACCTCGGCCAGGAAGACCTCGACGCGCTGGCTCCGGGCGCGCTGGCCACGCTGCGGGGCACAGGCATGCGCCTGGGCGTGAGCACCCACGGCTATGCCGAGATGGTGCGCGCCGATGCCGCCGCGCCGAGCTACATCGCCATGGGCGCGGTCTTTCCGACCACGCTCAAGAAGATGGCCACCGTGCCGCAGGGCCTGGCCCGCCTCGCCGGGTATGCACGCCTGCTGCGGGGCTACCCGCAGGTGGCCATCGGCGGGATCGGCGCAGAGCAGTTTCCAGCCGTGCGCGCGACCGGCGTGGGATCGATCGCGGTGGTGCGCGCCATCGTGAATGCGGATGACCCGGAGGCGGCGGCCAGGCGTCTCATGGACAGCCTGAACGCCTGA
- the thiD gene encoding bifunctional hydroxymethylpyrimidine kinase/phosphomethylpyrimidine kinase, with protein sequence MTLDPLAPPPLAADDPARAPRYARVLSIAGSDSGGGAGIQADLKTFAALGCYGMTAITAITAQNTQGVRAIHGVPPDMLRAQIDAVVEDIGVDAVKIGMLHAPEIVEVVADAIRRHALPHVVLDPVMVATSGDRLIAPETVGVLVERLFPLASVVTPNLDEAALLLGREIGGIDQLDRAVQDLLDLGAPAVLLKGGHLPGDWVVDVLGLRGSAQGATAERLQSARIPTRNGHGTGCTLSSAIAAHLALGLPLAEAAKRARAYILQAITAGADVRTGRGQGPLNHGHAPVAQHILYPAEHTGAPS encoded by the coding sequence ATGACTCTCGATCCCCTTGCGCCGCCGCCCCTGGCGGCGGACGACCCTGCCCGCGCGCCCCGGTATGCCCGCGTCCTGTCCATCGCGGGCTCCGACAGCGGCGGCGGCGCGGGCATCCAGGCCGACCTGAAGACCTTCGCGGCCCTGGGCTGCTACGGCATGACCGCGATCACTGCGATCACCGCGCAGAACACGCAGGGCGTGCGCGCCATCCATGGCGTGCCGCCCGACATGCTGCGCGCGCAGATCGATGCCGTGGTGGAGGACATCGGCGTCGATGCCGTGAAGATCGGCATGCTGCATGCTCCCGAGATCGTGGAGGTGGTGGCCGATGCCATCCGCCGCCACGCCTTGCCCCACGTGGTGCTCGACCCCGTCATGGTGGCCACCAGCGGCGACCGGCTCATCGCGCCCGAGACCGTGGGCGTGCTGGTGGAACGGCTGTTTCCGCTGGCCTCCGTCGTCACGCCCAACCTCGACGAGGCGGCGCTGCTGCTCGGCAGGGAGATCGGCGGCATCGACCAGCTCGACCGGGCGGTGCAGGACCTGCTGGACCTGGGTGCACCGGCCGTGCTGCTCAAGGGCGGCCATCTGCCCGGCGACTGGGTGGTCGATGTGCTGGGATTGCGCGGCAGTGCGCAGGGCGCCACGGCCGAGCGGCTGCAGTCGGCGCGCATTCCCACCCGCAACGGGCACGGCACGGGCTGCACGCTGTCTTCCGCCATCGCGGCGCACCTGGCGCTGGGGCTGCCCCTGGCGGAGGCCGCGAAACGTGCACGGGCCTACATCCTGCAAGCGATCACTGCCGGGGCGGACGTGCGCACCGGGCGTGGACAGGGGCCGCTGAACCACGGGCACGCGCCGGTGGCCCAGCACATCCTGTACCCCGCGGAGCACACAGGCGCTCCGAGCTGA
- a CDS encoding FAD-dependent oxidoreductase has product MLPLLSPHSSIAILGAGLMGRLLAVELARQGHAVDLYEAQGPDAQGAAARIAAAMLAPLAESAITEPGVVRMGHHALTRWPQLLAGLAWPVFFQQEGTLILWHRQDAAEAARLRSVLERTARTVPELPALQVLDAEGIDATEPAAARRFHQGLYLPGEGQLDNRQLLDSLAHTLGSLGVRAHWHSPRAPEDFMPGEAGHPDWVLDCRGLGARTEWPALRGVRGEVVRLHAPGVTLRRPTRLVHPRYPIYIAPKEDHVFVIGATEIESDDLSPASVRSTLELLSAAYAVHPGFAEARILEIATQCRPTLPDNLPAIRRLAPRVLQVNGLYRHGFMISPAILDVVMELLNEGQSRLAPRFDLALDLGPDLENSAPCPAPAAAILP; this is encoded by the coding sequence ATGCTTCCTCTGCTGTCTCCGCACTCCTCCATCGCCATCCTCGGCGCCGGGCTCATGGGCCGGCTGCTGGCCGTCGAGCTGGCCCGACAGGGCCATGCCGTGGACCTCTACGAAGCCCAGGGCCCCGACGCGCAGGGAGCCGCCGCACGCATCGCCGCCGCCATGCTGGCCCCGCTGGCCGAATCCGCCATCACCGAGCCCGGCGTGGTGCGCATGGGCCACCACGCGCTCACGCGCTGGCCGCAGTTGCTGGCCGGCCTCGCCTGGCCGGTGTTCTTCCAGCAGGAAGGCACCCTCATCCTCTGGCACCGGCAGGACGCGGCCGAGGCCGCCCGGCTGCGCAGCGTGCTCGAGCGCACGGCCCGCACCGTGCCCGAACTGCCCGCGCTGCAGGTACTGGACGCCGAAGGCATCGACGCCACCGAACCGGCCGCCGCGCGCCGCTTCCACCAGGGCCTGTACCTGCCGGGCGAAGGCCAGCTGGACAACCGCCAGCTGCTCGACTCCCTGGCGCACACCCTGGGCAGCCTCGGCGTGCGGGCGCACTGGCACAGCCCGCGGGCGCCGGAGGATTTCATGCCGGGCGAAGCCGGGCACCCCGACTGGGTGCTGGACTGCCGCGGCCTCGGTGCCCGCACCGAATGGCCCGCGCTGCGCGGCGTGCGCGGCGAAGTGGTGCGCCTGCATGCGCCGGGCGTCACGCTGCGCCGGCCCACCCGGCTCGTGCATCCGCGCTACCCGATCTACATCGCGCCCAAGGAAGACCATGTTTTCGTGATCGGCGCCACGGAGATCGAATCGGACGACCTCTCGCCCGCCAGCGTGCGCTCCACGCTGGAACTGCTGAGCGCGGCCTATGCCGTGCACCCGGGCTTCGCCGAAGCGCGCATCCTGGAGATCGCCACGCAGTGCCGCCCCACGCTGCCCGACAACCTGCCGGCGATCCGGCGTCTGGCGCCGCGCGTGCTCCAGGTCAACGGACTCTACCGGCACGGCTTCATGATTTCGCCGGCCATCCTCGATGTGGTGATGGAATTGCTGAACGAGGGACAATCACGCCTCGCCCCCCGCTTCGATCTGGCGCTGGACCTGGGGCCGGACCTGGAGAATTCCGCCCCCTGCCCCGCGCCTGCCGCTGCCATCCTTCCATGA
- the thiS gene encoding sulfur carrier protein ThiS: MNVVINQNATDLPEGATVAHAIAAIAARPPFAVAVNTLFVPQARHAQHALQPGDRVEIIAPVTGG; the protein is encoded by the coding sequence ATGAACGTCGTCATCAACCAGAACGCCACCGACCTGCCCGAAGGCGCGACCGTGGCCCATGCCATCGCAGCCATTGCCGCCCGGCCGCCCTTCGCCGTGGCCGTCAACACCCTGTTCGTGCCCCAGGCGCGCCACGCGCAGCATGCGCTGCAGCCCGGCGACCGCGTCGAGATCATCGCGCCGGTGACGGGCGGCTGA
- a CDS encoding sulfate adenylyltransferase subunit 1, with the protein MSTTNLIAKNAVDPAASGHSDHNAALRFITCGSVDDGKSTLIGRLLVDSRAVLQDHLAGVTRGGETDLALLTDGLSAEREQGITIDVAYRYFATETRKFIIGDAPGHEQYTRNMVTAASSADAAVVLVDATKLDWKNPQLALLPQTRRHSLLVHLLRVHSLVFAVNKLDAVEDPALALRHIRAALEAFAQAAGIAVRATVPVSALKGWNVVDAQPGWAGYEGPSLLQILEQLPHTPADTGLALAFPVQWVEKFSSSADTTQGRRVFWGRVAAGQVAPGTAVQVFPSGQLAQVAQVLDHARRPQAVEAGTSAGIVLDREVDVSRGDWILAAPAAAAPAPADDDGFDTPAAVPAWPGRRDLRATVAWMDDEPLVAGRVYWALHGHRWVKAKVQRVVHRLNINTLAEEEAAQLEPNAIGHVDLLLQEALPAAPFGQARVLGSLILVDTASHRTAAAVLVN; encoded by the coding sequence ATGAGCACTACTAATTTGATAGCAAAAAACGCAGTGGATCCGGCGGCATCAGGCCATTCCGACCACAACGCGGCGCTGCGCTTCATCACCTGCGGCAGCGTGGACGACGGCAAGAGCACGCTCATCGGCCGCCTGCTGGTGGACAGCCGCGCGGTGCTGCAGGACCACCTGGCCGGCGTGACGCGCGGCGGCGAGACCGATCTGGCGCTGCTCACCGACGGCCTCAGCGCCGAGCGCGAACAGGGCATCACCATCGACGTGGCGTACCGCTACTTCGCCACCGAGACGCGCAAATTCATCATCGGCGACGCGCCGGGCCACGAGCAGTACACGCGCAACATGGTCACGGCCGCCTCCAGCGCCGACGCCGCCGTGGTGCTGGTGGACGCCACCAAGCTCGACTGGAAGAACCCGCAGCTCGCCCTGCTGCCGCAGACCCGCCGCCACTCGCTGCTGGTGCACCTGCTGCGCGTGCATTCGCTGGTGTTCGCGGTGAACAAGCTCGACGCCGTGGAAGACCCCGCGCTCGCGCTGCGCCACATCCGGGCCGCGCTCGAAGCCTTCGCCCAGGCTGCCGGCATCGCCGTGCGCGCCACGGTGCCGGTCTCCGCGCTCAAGGGCTGGAACGTGGTGGACGCCCAGCCCGGATGGGCCGGCTACGAAGGCCCGAGCCTGCTGCAGATCCTGGAGCAATTGCCGCACACGCCGGCAGACACCGGCCTGGCGCTGGCCTTCCCCGTGCAGTGGGTCGAGAAATTCTCTTCGTCGGCCGACACCACGCAGGGCCGCCGTGTGTTCTGGGGCCGCGTGGCCGCGGGCCAGGTGGCGCCGGGCACGGCGGTGCAGGTTTTCCCGAGCGGCCAGCTCGCCCAGGTGGCGCAGGTGCTCGACCATGCCCGCAGGCCGCAGGCCGTGGAAGCCGGCACCAGCGCCGGCATCGTGCTCGACCGCGAGGTGGACGTCTCGCGCGGCGACTGGATCCTGGCGGCGCCCGCGGCGGCGGCCCCCGCCCCGGCGGACGACGACGGCTTCGACACGCCCGCCGCCGTACCTGCATGGCCCGGGCGCCGCGACCTCCGCGCCACGGTCGCCTGGATGGACGACGAGCCCCTGGTGGCCGGCCGCGTCTACTGGGCACTGCACGGCCACCGCTGGGTCAAGGCCAAGGTGCAGCGCGTGGTGCACCGGCTCAACATCAACACCCTGGCCGAGGAGGAAGCCGCCCAGCTGGAGCCCAACGCCATCGGCCACGTGGACCTGCTCTTGCAGGAAGCCTTGCCGGCCGCCCCGTTCGGCCAGGCGCGCGTGCTGGGCTCGCTGATCCTCGTGGACACGGCCAGCCACCGCACGGCCGCGGCCGTGCTCGTGAACTGA
- the cysD gene encoding sulfate adenylyltransferase subunit CysD: MNARTEPQVLNQLSNRHLDALEEETIFILREVAAAFERPTLLFSGGKDSLVMLKCAEKAFGAGRIPYPLLMIDTGHNFPEVTDFRDFRAKELGAELIVRSVEDSMARGTVRLAHPGESRNVHQSVTLLEAIEEFRFDALIGGARRDEEKARAKERIFSHRDSFGQWQPKAQRPELWTLFNTRLAPGEHFRVFPISNWTELDVWQYIDREAIALPSLYYTHPRQVVERRGLLVPVTELTPPREGEEVVTRDVRFRTVGDITCTCPVASDAATAADIVIETLAAEVSERGATRMDDKTSEASMEKRKKDGYF, encoded by the coding sequence ATGAACGCCCGCACCGAACCCCAAGTGCTGAACCAGCTCAGCAACCGCCACCTCGACGCGCTCGAGGAAGAGACCATCTTCATCCTGCGCGAGGTCGCCGCCGCCTTCGAACGCCCCACCCTGCTCTTCTCGGGCGGCAAGGATTCGCTGGTGATGCTCAAGTGCGCCGAAAAGGCATTCGGCGCGGGCCGCATCCCCTACCCGCTGCTGATGATCGACACCGGCCACAACTTCCCCGAGGTCACGGATTTCCGCGACTTCCGCGCGAAGGAGCTGGGCGCCGAACTCATCGTGCGCAGCGTGGAGGATTCCATGGCACGCGGCACCGTGCGCCTGGCGCACCCGGGCGAGAGCCGCAACGTGCACCAGTCGGTGACGCTGCTGGAGGCGATCGAGGAATTCCGCTTCGATGCGCTCATCGGCGGCGCGCGCCGCGACGAGGAAAAGGCCCGCGCCAAGGAGCGCATCTTTTCGCACCGCGACAGCTTCGGCCAGTGGCAGCCCAAGGCGCAGCGGCCCGAGCTGTGGACGCTGTTCAACACGCGCCTGGCCCCCGGCGAGCACTTCCGCGTGTTCCCGATCAGCAACTGGACCGAGCTGGACGTGTGGCAGTACATCGACCGCGAAGCCATCGCGCTGCCCTCGCTCTACTACACGCACCCGCGGCAGGTGGTGGAACGCCGCGGCCTGCTCGTGCCCGTGACCGAACTCACGCCGCCGCGCGAGGGCGAGGAAGTCGTCACGCGCGACGTGCGCTTCCGCACCGTGGGCGACATCACCTGCACCTGCCCGGTGGCGAGCGATGCCGCCACCGCGGCCGACATCGTCATCGAGACGCTGGCCGCCGAGGTCAGCGAGCGCGGCGCCACGCGCATGGACGACAAGACCTCCGAAGCCTCGATGGAAAAGCGCAAGAAAGACGGGTACTTCTGA
- the fdxA gene encoding ferredoxin FdxA translates to MTHVVSENCIKCKYTDCVDVCPVDCFREGPNFLVIDPDECIDCAVCIPECPANAIYAEEDLPADQLAFIKINAELAPQWKSITKRKASLPDADEWNGKPGKVSELVR, encoded by the coding sequence ATGACTCACGTCGTCTCCGAAAACTGCATCAAGTGCAAGTACACCGATTGTGTGGACGTGTGCCCCGTGGACTGTTTCCGCGAAGGCCCCAACTTCCTGGTGATCGATCCCGACGAGTGCATCGACTGCGCCGTGTGCATCCCCGAGTGCCCGGCCAACGCCATCTACGCCGAGGAAGACCTGCCGGCCGACCAGCTGGCCTTCATCAAGATCAATGCCGAGCTCGCTCCCCAGTGGAAGAGCATCACCAAGCGCAAGGCTTCGCTGCCCGACGCCGACGAGTGGAACGGCAAGCCCGGCAAGGTCTCCGAACTGGTCCGCTGA
- a CDS encoding SH3 domain-containing protein has protein sequence MAGSALVAVAALAALPSQAADFVSIRGASVNVREAPTTRSPVLWELGAGYPLQVTQRRGAWIKVRDHEETLGWVSAGLTSKQPHRVVTARTAVLRAGPGVRHPRLGLLERHEVVRTLRTSGDWAHVQREDGRKGWVARRLTWGW, from the coding sequence CTGGCCGGCAGCGCGCTGGTGGCCGTCGCGGCGCTGGCCGCCCTGCCGTCGCAGGCGGCGGATTTCGTGAGCATCCGGGGCGCCTCGGTCAACGTGCGCGAAGCGCCCACGACCCGCTCGCCCGTGCTGTGGGAACTGGGCGCAGGCTATCCGCTGCAGGTCACCCAGCGCCGCGGCGCCTGGATCAAGGTGCGCGACCACGAGGAGACGCTGGGCTGGGTCAGCGCCGGGCTGACCAGCAAGCAGCCGCACCGCGTGGTCACGGCCCGCACGGCCGTGCTGCGCGCCGGCCCGGGGGTGCGGCACCCACGCCTGGGCCTGCTGGAGCGCCACGAGGTCGTGCGCACGCTGCGCACCTCGGGCGACTGGGCCCATGTGCAACGCGAGGACGGCCGCAAGGGCTGGGTCGCCCGCCGCCTCACCTGGGGCTGGTAG
- a CDS encoding NAD(P)/FAD-dependent oxidoreductase, whose translation MPAATAASTPTATAPIAADAVVIGAGPVGLFQVFQLGLQGIHAHVIDALPHVGGQCAELYADKPLYDIPGVPVCTGRELVALLSRQIEPFAPSLHLADQVETLQPGPDGSFLLSTRAGKAFHAQSVFIAGGVGAFVPRTLKVDGIDRFHGTQVHHHEEAAATAGRHVVVHGGEDMAVARAIACAQAEGPDAAASVTLLYRRDAFQAPPEALAQLQALRGNGRIRVVAAQVTGIEAIEGTPPQGARLAALRILDASGTEQRLPVDTLLLCLGVSPRLGPIADWGLALERKQVAVDTATFSAGVPGLYAVGDINTYPGKRKLILCGFHEATLAAFAAAEHLSGAPVALQYTTTSTRLHERLGLRPAAH comes from the coding sequence GTGCCCGCAGCGACCGCTGCCTCCACCCCCACTGCCACCGCCCCCATCGCCGCCGACGCGGTGGTGATCGGCGCGGGGCCCGTGGGCCTCTTCCAGGTGTTCCAGCTCGGGCTGCAGGGCATCCATGCCCATGTGATCGACGCGCTGCCGCACGTCGGCGGCCAGTGCGCAGAGCTCTACGCCGACAAGCCGCTCTACGACATCCCCGGCGTGCCCGTCTGCACGGGCCGCGAACTGGTCGCGCTGCTGTCGCGGCAGATCGAGCCCTTCGCCCCGAGCCTGCACCTGGCCGACCAGGTCGAGACGCTGCAGCCCGGGCCGGACGGCAGCTTCCTGCTGTCGACGCGCGCCGGCAAGGCATTCCACGCGCAGAGCGTCTTCATCGCGGGCGGCGTCGGTGCCTTCGTGCCGCGCACGCTCAAGGTGGACGGCATCGACCGCTTCCATGGCACGCAGGTGCACCACCACGAAGAGGCCGCTGCCACCGCGGGCCGGCACGTGGTCGTGCATGGCGGCGAAGACATGGCCGTGGCCCGCGCCATCGCCTGCGCGCAGGCCGAGGGCCCGGATGCCGCCGCCAGCGTCACGCTGCTGTACCGCCGCGATGCCTTCCAGGCGCCGCCCGAGGCACTGGCACAACTGCAGGCCCTGCGCGGCAACGGCCGCATCCGCGTGGTGGCCGCACAGGTGACGGGCATCGAGGCCATCGAAGGCACCCCGCCGCAGGGCGCGCGCCTTGCCGCCCTGCGCATCCTCGATGCCAGCGGCACCGAACAGCGCCTGCCCGTCGACACGCTGCTGCTGTGCCTGGGCGTGTCGCCGCGCCTGGGGCCCATCGCCGACTGGGGCCTGGCGCTGGAGCGCAAGCAGGTGGCCGTCGATACGGCCACGTTCTCGGCCGGCGTGCCCGGCCTCTACGCCGTGGGCGACATCAACACCTACCCGGGCAAGCGCAAGCTCATCCTCTGCGGCTTCCACGAAGCCACGCTCGCGGCTTTCGCGGCGGCGGAGCACCTGTCCGGCGCACCGGTCGCACTGCAGTACACGACCACCAGCACCCGGCTGCACGAGCGGCTGGGGCTGCGACCTGCCGCCCACTGA
- a CDS encoding thiazole synthase, with the protein MPTSATDDTLVLYGQRFESRLLLGTARYPSPSVLEAAVQRARPAMVTASLRRQGSNPAESGSGFWELLRRLDVPVLPNTAGCHSIQEAVTTAQMAREVFGTPWIKLELIGDDYTLQPDTLNLVEAASQLVRDGFHVLPYCTEDLVLCQRLVDVGCQAVMPWAAPIGTGRGPVNPYALRVLRERLDVPLLVDAGLGLPSHACQVMEWGYDGVLLNTAVALAQDPVAMAGAFADAVRAGRAARDAGAMSAQDAAQPSTPVLGTPFWHHDHA; encoded by the coding sequence ATGCCCACCTCTGCAACCGACGACACGCTGGTCCTCTACGGCCAGCGCTTTGAAAGCCGGCTCCTCCTCGGAACCGCGCGCTATCCCTCGCCGAGCGTGCTGGAAGCCGCCGTGCAGCGCGCGCGCCCCGCCATGGTGACCGCCTCCCTGCGCCGCCAGGGCAGCAATCCGGCGGAATCCGGCAGCGGTTTCTGGGAACTGCTGCGGCGGCTGGACGTGCCGGTGCTGCCGAACACGGCAGGCTGCCACAGCATCCAGGAAGCCGTGACCACCGCGCAGATGGCGCGCGAGGTGTTCGGCACGCCGTGGATCAAGCTGGAGCTGATCGGCGACGACTACACCCTGCAGCCGGACACGCTGAACCTGGTCGAGGCGGCGTCGCAGCTCGTGCGCGACGGCTTCCACGTGCTGCCCTATTGCACCGAAGACCTCGTGCTCTGCCAGCGCCTCGTCGATGTGGGATGCCAGGCCGTGATGCCCTGGGCGGCGCCCATCGGCACGGGCCGGGGCCCCGTGAATCCGTATGCGCTGCGCGTACTGCGCGAGCGGCTCGACGTGCCGCTGCTGGTCGATGCGGGCCTGGGCCTGCCATCGCATGCCTGCCAGGTCATGGAATGGGGCTACGACGGCGTGCTGCTCAACACCGCCGTGGCACTGGCCCAGGACCCCGTGGCGATGGCCGGCGCCTTTGCGGACGCCGTGCGCGCCGGGCGGGCAGCCCGCGATGCCGGCGCCATGTCCGCCCAGGATGCCGCACAGCCGAGCACACCGGTGCTCGGCACCCCCTTCTGGCACCACGACCATGCTTGA
- a CDS encoding nitrite/sulfite reductase translates to MYQYTEFDQQFIRLRADQYRDQLERFQAGKLSGDEFKPLRLQNGWYVQRYAPMLRVAVPYGELSSGQLRVLARIAREYDIPDEALLAEAQATQEKLGDIPLADGRRIGTRLQYGYGHFTTRTNVQYNWIPLDKSADVMDLLASVHMHGIQTSGNCIRNITSDALAGIAADEIADPRPFAEILRQWSTLHPEFAFLPRKFKVSLNGAREDRAALGWYDVGLQLVKNEAGELGFQVRVGGGMGRTPVISPVVREFLHWNQLMNYLEAVIRVYNRYGRRDNLWKARIKILVKSEGQTYIDHVEEEFRQIVEVEGGPHTITQDEYDRVAACFHDPVPDLGGADAESQTLSLLRAAAEGDQGFARWLTRNVLPHRHPLLRAVVLSFKRVGYAPGDATADQMDAAAGLADRFSCGEARVTHEQNLVLPWVRADQLPALYEAARALGLAQPNIGLLTDMIACPGGDFCSLANARSLPIAEAITERYQDLDELWDLGEIDLHISGCINSCGHHHSGHIGILGVDKDGKEWYQITLGGADGTDLSGPAVPGKIIGPSFSASEVPGVIEALLATYRAERQPLPADAPGSARGQKHEHFIDTVRRAGIEPFKAAANAARHSAEAVSA, encoded by the coding sequence ATGTACCAATACACAGAATTCGACCAACAGTTCATCCGCCTGCGGGCGGACCAGTACCGCGACCAGCTGGAACGCTTCCAGGCCGGCAAGCTCTCCGGCGACGAGTTCAAGCCCCTGCGCCTGCAGAACGGCTGGTACGTGCAGCGCTATGCGCCCATGCTGCGCGTGGCCGTGCCCTACGGTGAACTGTCCAGCGGCCAGCTGCGCGTGCTGGCCCGCATCGCCCGCGAATACGACATCCCCGACGAGGCGCTCCTGGCCGAGGCGCAGGCCACGCAGGAGAAGCTCGGCGACATTCCCCTGGCCGACGGCCGCCGCATCGGCACGCGGCTGCAGTACGGCTACGGCCACTTCACCACGCGCACCAACGTGCAATACAACTGGATCCCGCTCGACAAGAGCGCGGATGTGATGGACCTGCTGGCCTCCGTGCACATGCACGGCATCCAGACCAGCGGCAACTGCATCCGCAACATCACCAGCGATGCGCTGGCCGGCATCGCCGCCGACGAGATCGCCGATCCGCGCCCGTTCGCCGAGATCCTGCGCCAGTGGAGCACGCTGCACCCCGAATTCGCCTTCCTGCCGCGCAAGTTCAAGGTGTCGCTGAACGGCGCACGCGAGGACCGCGCGGCCCTGGGCTGGTACGACGTGGGCCTGCAGTTGGTCAAGAACGAGGCCGGCGAGCTGGGCTTCCAGGTGCGCGTGGGCGGCGGCATGGGCCGCACCCCGGTCATCAGCCCCGTGGTGCGCGAGTTCCTGCACTGGAACCAGCTCATGAATTACCTGGAGGCGGTGATCCGCGTCTACAACCGCTACGGCCGCCGCGACAACCTCTGGAAGGCGCGCATCAAGATCCTCGTGAAGTCCGAAGGCCAGACCTACATCGACCATGTGGAAGAGGAGTTCCGCCAGATCGTCGAGGTGGAAGGCGGCCCCCACACCATCACGCAAGATGAATACGACCGCGTGGCCGCGTGCTTCCACGACCCCGTGCCCGACCTGGGCGGGGCGGACGCCGAGAGCCAGACCCTTTCACTGCTGCGCGCCGCCGCCGAGGGCGACCAGGGCTTCGCGCGCTGGCTCACGCGCAACGTGCTGCCGCACCGCCACCCGCTGCTGCGCGCCGTGGTGCTCTCGTTCAAGCGCGTGGGCTACGCGCCCGGCGACGCCACCGCCGACCAGATGGACGCCGCCGCCGGCCTGGCCGACCGCTTCTCCTGCGGCGAAGCCCGCGTGACGCACGAGCAGAACCTCGTGCTGCCCTGGGTGCGCGCCGACCAGCTCCCCGCGCTCTACGAAGCGGCGCGCGCCCTGGGCCTCGCCCAGCCCAACATCGGCCTGCTCACCGACATGATCGCCTGCCCCGGCGGCGACTTCTGCTCGCTGGCCAATGCGCGCTCGCTGCCCATTGCCGAGGCGATCACCGAGCGCTACCAGGACCTCGACGAGCTGTGGGACCTGGGCGAGATCGACCTGCACATCAGCGGCTGCATCAATTCCTGCGGCCACCACCACAGCGGGCACATCGGCATCCTGGGCGTCGACAAGGACGGCAAGGAGTGGTACCAGATCACGCTCGGCGGCGCCGACGGCACCGACCTCTCGGGCCCGGCCGTGCCCGGCAAGATCATCGGCCCGTCGTTCAGCGCGTCCGAGGTGCCGGGCGTGATCGAGGCCCTGCTCGCCACCTACCGCGCCGAGCGCCAGCCGCTGCCGGCAGATGCGCCGGGCAGCGCGCGCGGGCAGAAGCACGAGCACTTCATCGACACCGTTCGCCGCGCCGGCATCGAGCCCTTCAAGGCCGCCGCCAACGCCGCGCGCCACTCGGCCGAGGCCGTTTCCGCCTGA
- a CDS encoding DUF934 domain-containing protein, translating to MKIIAAHDHSTTASGQNVLEMPNDADPLAQDLAGIDRIDLHFPKFTDGRAFSQARLLRQRRQFAGEIRATGDVLIDQLVQMARCGFDVAVLREGVDLADAQRQFDRFHAFYQGDVAHPLPHFRDAA from the coding sequence ATGAAAATAATAGCTGCCCACGACCATTCGACGACGGCATCGGGCCAGAACGTGCTCGAAATGCCGAACGACGCCGATCCGCTCGCGCAGGACCTTGCCGGCATCGACCGCATCGACCTGCACTTTCCCAAGTTCACCGACGGCCGCGCCTTCAGCCAGGCACGCCTGCTGCGCCAGCGCCGCCAGTTCGCGGGCGAGATCCGCGCCACGGGCGATGTGCTCATCGACCAGCTCGTGCAGATGGCGCGCTGCGGCTTCGACGTGGCGGTGCTGCGCGAGGGCGTGGACCTGGCCGATGCCCAGCGCCAGTTCGACCGCTTCCACGCCTTCTACCAGGGCGACGTGGCGCACCCCCTGCCGCATTTCCGCGATGCCGCCTGA